The Cydia amplana chromosome 1, ilCydAmpl1.1, whole genome shotgun sequence DNA segment ATTTCAAGAAATTCAGAACGTCATCAACTAATCGTTGCAGTAAATTGATCaatgtgttttaatttaaagaATACCTAGAATTATTTTTCCAgtgacattttaaaaataagttgttaggtacttgtaaaattagttggtatCTTAATGATTACGGAATTACAATTCCGGTTCTTGTTGTCATTTGTTACAAGTAAATCCAATAAAACATGGTattaaactttgtgaaaatgtgtGTGTGAGTTCGCTACAGCTCGTTTATGAAGTTGACTGACGTTactaatttggaaaaaaatcgtATCTTGTACTGTCATCCAAAAAAGAACAGTACAAGAACTATGAAGAACTATGTATGAATTGCATACAGAGTTACTGCATTGCAACTTTGATGAGCAGAATGAGATTATGAGATGCGAGATTTTTTCAAAGTATCGACGTTGTTTTTCTCTGTTTATTTACTATGCTAGAACGTTGTAACGAGGATGTGTTCGGTTTAGAGCTAAATAGTATTTTTATCAAAACCTTGTTCATGTAGGTAaattttgtaaatgttttaGTTCATTGGAACGTTCCAATAAATCGACATTTGGTTGTACGTGAATCAAATTGGCGCAACTAACATATAAGACTAATACATAGTTCAAAATCACCCATATTTAAGCAGCAGGCATACAGTGGTCACACTTATTGCGTTGATAATGACCCGACATGTCGTGAAGTGACGTACCTATTATTTAACTTGACGTTATCGACGCGAAAAGTGCGATCATAATATTCTTACATGCTGGCccaaaaaaattgttgaaaCTAGTTAGCAGTTTGTATGGATCATCAGTCTTTAATTTATAACCGTTGGTGCTTCAATATGGCTCACGTACTCTATGATTTTCGGATTCCTGCATCAACTTCTGAAACTACTTAGATCAAGCGTATACTTACGAGTTGCGATTAAATAGACCAGTGTTTTGACCCTAATTAAAGCTTAATTAATGTATACAAGGACAGCTATACGTTGTTCGGTTACagatgtatttttgtatttgctTAAACTTAGAAACCTGTGTCAATACCTATTTCATCAAAGTTTCAAAAGTTTATATTGGTAGTTGTTACACGAAAATAGATAAAGAAATAGCAAGTATTTTTAACACGAAATGCCATATGATACCGTACTTGGTTACGCATGGACCGAATGAATGTTATACAGAATTTTATACATAGAtaattgtacaataattggTGCCTTATCCTTTTATAAAACTTTACCCATGTTACAGTATGTAGGTAGGTGAAATTATTATCTAGTATGTATTGTATGTGtagatttttatgtaaaattgtatGTTGGTTTTAGTAAGCTACTATTTCGGAAATAGATTTTAAGATAAGACTCAACGTGTCACTTTTACCAGGTAAAACaaattgattattatgaatagaTTGATGTCTCATCTTTTCTAGTCGCTAGAAAATAGGAAAACAGATTGTACAATAATCCATATCTGTAATGTAAAATGTATGTTCTTTATTGTTGTTCTCTCATTATAAACATTGGAAATAATTATAGGTCAACATACTTAGATTATTGTttaatacatttattattttattatctttataaTGTATGTACTTAGCATTTATTTACGCTATATTCTATGCTTTTGCTATTAACTCATTTTTAAGCATTAACATTCATTACCTTTTTGCATGGGGTTGGATATGTTTTCTAGTTTGTAAACTTGAAGAACTTGAACACAATTTTAACGTCAAAATACCAAATGAATTTATTTGTTTGCAATATGGCACTGTCCACACCGCTATCTTTTCATTTCATCTAACCTAACGTATTTGTTAAAGGGTGTGTTTAATGCCTCATCCAAGAATCTGGTACAATAACATCATTGTaaaacaaaattgtaaaaacctggcatatttatagccataaaTTGAGCCGAACAATAGCTATCAATATAATATGGGTTGTTtgcatggtaaaaatatgtaaagTAATTTGACCATAACCATCTTGTCTGCCTTACTAGAAAGCAGCGCTTACTTAAGtataatacaaaatacttaagtATTCGAGTGCTTTATTCTCAACCTATCACTGTCGTGTGTGTCCGATTCTTGGCCTTGGATGGCTGCGGCGTTCTTTTGATCCTTTTTTTAAGTAACTCGCCCCTTTCTAAACTGACAGTCACCGTTGACTACTATAAGTCGCAGCGAATTGCATGTCGTGTAGGAAAGGGACAACTAACCTGGCACCATTCGCTCGCGGTATGTGCTGATCGTCCAACGCTCTATGAACACACATTAAATTTATGTTCAAATCCTTGATATATCACTTTAATATTTGTCAAAGCTATCTGCAATTCTGCACAATCTCTAGTACTTCAATATGCAACACAATAGTTCAGCATGTGACTTACGACGTAAGTAACAGCAGTTAAAGTTTTGAACATGCATTTAATGTTTTGTAGGCTTCATGCGTATTTAGTACTCGAGTATTTGTCACCACCTAGAAAGTTTTAAATCATAACAGAAATCGGGATCCATTTGTAAGCCATCATTAACAACTTCGTAGTTTCAGCTAAAGCTACTAATCAGATAATTAAGATTAGTCGTAGTAAATGTAGTGTCAGTTGTCCTTTCTagtccaaatatattttttgttatccaATCTTTGTTTTCATAGAATTAGGCTACGCCCATGAGTATTGTCATCAGCACAAATATTTAGAAACGACGCGTAGCTTTACCAACTTCAGATTACTGTCTCTCGAACGTATCGTGTACCCTAGTACGGAAATTGAAGGTAGAACGTCAGAGACAGGGGTCTCGAGGCGTAAAGCGGCGTGGCGTGGCGTTGTGAGCGAGTGAGTAACGGTGCGTCCCGTCCCCTCCCCTCCCGCCCGTCCGGTCCCCCCCGCTCCGCCTGTGTTGTAGCGAGCGGCCGTGGTGCTGAGCGCGTTGGATCGTTGCAGAATGATGTCGACGCTCCGTCGCCGCCGCCCTCCGAGCGCGCGTCCGTGCCCTCCGTCGCGAGCCCCGCGGCCGAGAGCGGCTCTGCGGGCTCGCTGGCCGCGCCCGGCGGCCCCCGCTGCGGCGACACGCTGCTGCTCCGCGCCGCGCAGCAGCTGGAGCCGCGCGCCTAGCGTCCCGCCGTGTTCGCGCAGTGCCCGCGCGGCCGCTACCGCCGCCTCGCCGCCTGCCGCCAGCCCGCCTGCGAGCCCGGCTGTCGATCTCAACAGGAATGTGCGCTCTACCGGAGCGCCGTCGCCAAGGCCGAAGGCGCCCGCCGAGACCGCCCCGACCGGCCCGCCCGCCCGGGCGCCGACCTTATACTCATCTTCTTCAATTTCGCCCGCGCTTAGTGCGCCGACGGAGTGTGGACTCTGAGCCTTCGACGAGAGAGCTTAAATTCGTCGTTAGTCTTAAATTAGTCGTGTAAGATTTCATTTTCGATCGAGCTCCGGTTTACATTCCCGTCTTGAAATCTCTCATCCCTCTatttatggtgtaaaaaattagaaagttaagaataaaaaaatcgtaaagTAGCTTAATGCCCGTATCCTGTATGAAAAGACATAGCGTAGGTTGTCTGTTTAGAATttaattgaaaagaaaatatagGTGTAAGGCTGAAGGCGCGTATGCTCGTCCTGGCTTGTTATTGCTCATTTTTTGTAGAGCGAGGTCCGAGCCATACGAATCCTACGTCTaaataaatttctatgaaattgatACCCGTAGCCTTGTACTGAAGttattttctattaaaaaaTGTCTATACATAGTGGATGTGAATTTAGAACTTCGTGATTTTAAAGTGATTTTAAAGTGAAAAATAATGAGAaaattatagtaggtattttCTAAATTACGATGTGTTCACTGTATACCTAGTGTTGCTAGAGTAGAGCTTCTCGGGGCGAGCCCGATCTTATTGGAATCGTGTTCAAAGTGTGCGATAGATCGGAAACCTACGTAGAGTAAAAATTTTACGGATACAAGTTATTGGTAATCTTCATTCCTTTTACTTGATTTTtgctgttaatttatttaaaaaaatgtaaatcaaATGACGAAATTAGCAAAATGTACTTCGTATGTAATATGATCCGATGATAAAGCTattaatgaaatttaaattattcttGATGATTGTAATTCCCAGTTTGTTTTAATTCAACTACGACATTTTTGATGTTGttatgacaattttttttatgcttaatctTATTACAAgcgatgtaatttattttttgtaataaatgtTCGGTTTGTAATTTTTAAGATGTTTTAAAACAGTTAACCATAGAATGTCGCGTCGAAAAACGTCATTCCCAGTtacaatatacaatacaatatacgtAAAATCCATCAAGTCGCCTATTTTTAGCCTCCAGATACCTCTAATGGCCTTATGGCATAAGTCCAGACACTCATATGACCCAATGAAGAAGAAATTGTCATCACATTATTTAGGGTttgtccaccaagttatactatTGTCTCTTGTCAATGCGTTGAGCGCGTGTTCATATATTTgtaaacaccttggccgctccgatatatgggtcaatcaactatttcttgttgtttttctgtcccatcagcgaggagacaatagtagcgtagattgttagaagaactgctgtaccatgttctactaacatgctcagtagatgtcccattatggaaaggtcctaaactaccataaaatgcaagtttggttcatttaaatacgaaatgcGATATGttgctggaagtcgccagcaacatgctgagatgagaccatttcgtggcactttatccttttattctctgttatatctcttgttatatctctgttatatctgttacatctgtttatattttgtgtttgtgctcacgaataaaattatttctattttattctattctaaaaacctagaattttaagagtgactcaggagaccgtaaccatagcaacgtgtgacaagaaaaagttgattaacccatatCATAtagctgatggcgactgtactgtaTCAGGTTCACTGTATCTTAATCCTTTTGTCAgtctgtaaatatttttaatttgaatacaaATGTGTaaagaataaatattattaagtagCTGATTGTTTGTTTACGAAAACAACTAAATGGACGAATCCGATCCAAATTAATCGGATCCATTTAGGCTATACTGCTCAGaattaactacatatttttGTCGATTTTGTTATATCGTATAACTAGGTGGACAACCCATGGTTTTTATTCACTGTCAACAAAAAATGGGTAGGGTATTTTAATGTCCAGTTATTGAACGTTAAACGCCTTTGGACGCCACACCTATCTTGTGcagcgcgtcatcgtgaaccttgtcggaatgcacgaaggttgatattgggctgtagctacgtgcgtcagttgacgtctttggcggtcataGGGTTAACAAAGTGGTATCTTGGGCCAACTACCAATCGGTAACGTTCTCACaggttatgaatgttatgatttTCAGAGTTTGCGTTTGCAAAATTTGGAGATGCCGGGGATCGAACCCGGGGCCTTTCACATGCAAAGCGAACGCTCTACCACTGAGCTACATCCCCTGTCTGTAAGGTGGCACGAAATACCGTATCACCTGCCGTAAACATTCGCGTGACTAAATACTCGTTCAAATACGGTTTTTACGGTAGATATGGGACGTTTGTACTTTAAACTAACTTCTGTAccgcaaaaggaaaaaaaacgaaacctttataggatcactttgttttacgtccgtctgtctgtcaagaccctttatctcgggaacgcgtggaggtatcgagttTAAATTTAAAGCTCCTTCTACGGTCCCTTGGAGCtgtgaaaaaaatcaaacttttatgttaacgtaaaaaaaagtttatgccgcaaaattaggtaattatttttgcgctacgtcACACTGTTTAGATTTAGGAGagacagccggcctagccaaggttacaatcgctatcgcttcgacaacgaaacgctttgtgtctctctatcactcttctatattagtgcgacagtgacggttgcgtttcgatcgctacgaagcgtaagcgattggcatcttggctacgcggcctgtcctataagtaatagtatttttagggttccgtacccaaagggtaaaaaacgggaccctattactaagacttcgctgtccgtccgtccgtccgtctgtcaccaggctgtatctcatgaaccgcgatagctagacagttgaaattttcacaaatgatgtatctgttgccgctataacaacaaatactaaaaataaaaataaataaatatttaaggggggctcccatacaacaaacacgatttttttgctctattttttgttgatggtgcggaaccctccgtgcgcgagtccgactcgcacttggccggtttttttctaatGTGCAAGTTTTTTCCGCAATGTctactttgccgtccatttttgagaatagttatttgtacaacaagagatcaaagtttgatatttcttcgagtgcttattttgagtcccgtgcaagcgaaagattctatactagattcacgagcgtagcgagttaatgtaatttagaatcttgagcgtagtaagggactcaaaagcgcacgagatgtaaataactttgatctcgtgtagttcacaaaacttttcacctcagcagtgagaacataattattagagaacccgaaaaatgtattccttcttcatcacttacctccattcactcatgttttcttaagatgtaccaacaattaagttttcacctcagcagctcgaacaagggtactttgctacttaaaacagggagcaaaatcgcattttgctcattttgtctcactcagtgagcaaaatgcgattttgctcactgtttttaagtagcaaattacccttgttcgagctgctgaggtgaaaaaataatttccctCCAACCCTTCAAGGACCATTACTATGTAtatcaaagagtaaagtaataataataaatattcttcaTTGTGCGCCATACATGGCCATACagttaaaaatacacagaaaatgACAACAGTTAAaagctaggtaacaacaggcggtcttatcgctaagaagCGATCTCTTCTAGACAACCTTAAGTAACAGTAAGTATAATAAGTAGACATTACTTTTGGCAAAACtacctaggtaagtatataCGGTCAAATACGAAAAACCAAAAAAGGTATAACATAGACTTATTCATAAAGGAATACAATAATTCATCATTGGCACTAtaattacattacatacctacagaggttaattcgtgaatgctccagatcgcgatgataaatatgcgatctggggctttacgaattaccgcccgtggtttgtctaaagttttacgtcttgccttggccaggaagtgagatttccCACTGGagaaatcccacttacgggcctaggttACGGTGACGTAAAGATAATTATAGGTAGGGTActtatataaaatgaaatgagacTTCAAATAGGTATCTACTATCTACCTACTTTAGGTTCCGCATCGTAAATGAAATCTAATTAAGATACCTAAGAAAGTATGTATTTTGAGATGGCACCTACTATTTATTAgactttttttactttaataagCTACCGCCATCGATTACGAAACAAGATCCAGTAATGCTTTTAGCTTTGTTGCTCGCTAAAAACGCAATGACGCCAGCAACCTCATCCGCTTGCAGCGGCTTCTTCAGCGGCATGTTATTGACAATATTCTGCACGACCAGCTCCAATTGGTCTTCCGATAACCCCGTATCACTCAGGATATTCGTCTTCACAAATCCAGGGTTCACCGAGTTAACGCGAACACCATCTGCCGCCAATTCCAGAGCTACACATTTTGTAAACTGGTCCAATGCGGCCTTCGAAACGTTGTAAGCTATGGTTAAAGCGTTAGGCTTCGTACTAGCTATACTCGACACGTTGACGATACAACCTTTGCTTTCAATGAGATGAGGCGTAGCCCGCATTGTTAAGTGATAAACGGCGCGCATATTCGTAGACATTACAGTGTCATAGTTGTCCATATTGGAATTCTTAATTCCACCCGGCTTTAAAACGCCGGCATTATTGACCAACACGTCCAGCTTCTGGAAATGTTTCATGGCTTCGTCGATGATCCTCTCTACGTCTGCGTCTTCAGTTACATCCGCGGTAATAGTAAGAGGTTTTACTCCTTTTACTTTCTCACAATATGCAGCGATTCTTCGCAAGTTATTTTCTTTACGGCCCACTAATACCAGCTTTGCTGACAGGTTGGCAAAGTAAATGGCAGTAGCCGCTCCAATTCCTGAACTGGCACCGGTTATTAACACAACTTTGTCGTTAAAATCCATGTTCTGAGTTGGATTATTTCGTTATTGCACGCAAGGACAATGTCGAACAGCTCAAACAGCTGACTGCCAGATACGAGTACGGCGGCGCGTCGAGTCGTCAGTGTTGCCAAAGCAGAAGAAAAAATGCcagacctgagggcctaccgcgaaccacgtttgacgtattacctccctgtcacacttacgtacgaatttacaagtgcgacagagaggcaacacgtcgaacgtggttcgcggtaggcgctctgcatcaattatgccaagttggcaacactgtcgTCGACTACAACTGGAAATAATGTTGCCAGACATGTAATATAAATTTAGCCAAAAATTACTCTTGGTTCGGATAAATCTCTCGATTCTAAATCATATTGTATTGTTTCTTACATTTGCATTCTCGGTGGCCTTCTCGGTAACTTTCACACTAACTATTTGACTACTACAATTTGATGGTCAAACTAGACAAAGAAAAAGTATGCcgtttatgttttaattaagtAGAAGATAATGAAATAGTCTTTGCTTATTGTGATATTTATCTGAATCATTgacatatacagtgtgtggcctataacgcgggcgaaaaattaaaacgtagattctactcctcaaacaataaaacttttgttcaacaactttttgaaaattatgtagtcttaaaattgtccctttttcaaactaactaaataatattttcaatgtactttaaattccgtctaattgacattgcccgtcagtcttgtcaccgcacaggcataatcaatttcgtaatacattgcgtgttcgattaaattttaaagtgttttaaaatacgaggggcgttcaaaatattctcggtattgatatcttacgacctcttctaaaatttctttcgttactggccgctaaggtttattcattgacattaaaaaaaagtataattcgaaccgagatagtcttttgtttttctgcaattgctgaacaaacatgaacatcctgtgcgaattgacaatgttaactaaattagaacatcgatgcgtgataaaattcttgacaaaacagggtaaaaatcaaaaaaccataaaagaggaaatggattgtgtttaccgtgagtctgctccttctttatctaccattcaaaagtggtcaagcgagtttaaacgcgggagggagagtattgaagatgaccctagacctggccggcctgtagtagctacttcacaagaaaatattgataaagtggaaaaacttatattggaagatggtcgagtgaaggtaaaatctgtagcacaagtaaccaatctctctattggtaccgtacatgatattatacatgaccatcttaatatgtcaaaagtaagtgcaagatgggttccgcgaatgctgactcggcttcaaaaagacatgcgtgtagcttgttgttccgattttattgacctgtgcggtgaaaatcctgatgaggtgctgcaaagaatagttactggagatgaaacctgggttcatcattatgacccagagagtaaacaagagtccatgcagtggcacattaagggttcagctcatcccaagaagttgaaggtcatcccttcagctggcaaggtcatggccacgatattttgggattgtgaaggagtattactaatcgattataaagaaaaaggtgtaaatatcacaggacagtactacgctaacattctacgtcaattaaaggatgtaattaaagaaaagaggcgaggaaagttaaccaaaggtattctgcttctgcatgacaacgcccccgtccatactgctcatattgccaaggcagctattgttgaacgtgggtttaaaactgttactcacccaccgtatagtccggacttagcccccagcgacttctttttgctccccaatcttaaaaaggatctgcgtggaaataaattttctgacgatgaagcattgaaggcggcagtggaggagcatttttacacgaaagataaaaaatatttttacaagggattaaaaaaaataattgatcgatcttttaagtgtatgaacatagggggggagtatattgaaaaataaaaatatcaaacttttcgtacttgtttgttttcattctcatatcgagaatattttgaacacccctcgtacaaaccaaaagttatttttaaaagtcgctgaaaaacattgtctagtttgaggagtagaatctacgttttaatttttcgcccgcgttataggccacacactgtatatatctcaggactggccttacgggcaataagaatggaggaTGAATGgggcctgagggcctaccgcgaaccacgttcgacgtgttgcctctctgtcgcacttgtaaattcgtacgtaagtgtgacagggaggcaacacgtcgaacgtggttcgcggtaggccctcagtacagcggtgtaaaaacgctgcaacgcgattggttgatgagttcgcatcgcGCGCGCGGctgcgcgattggtcgcaactagttgcgttagactacacgattggctcgaattcgtgagtgacaccggtgaactagtaccatttttggtgcacgtaaggccagtcctgagatataagtcaatgatCTGAAttctttgaaaatatatgagGATAATGAAATCAAATAGCTTTACTGTCAGGCAAATAACGCCTCATAgatacttacataggtacttaaaataaaacggatacctacatacttcgtataaaaaaaaattggtatagctggtcaaccaaatcttgtcagtcaaaaaaggcgcgaaattcaaattttctatgggacgatatcccttcgcgtctggttgaccaagtataccttaTACTTACAA contains these protein-coding regions:
- the LOC134663051 gene encoding 3-oxoacyl-[acyl-carrier-protein] reductase FabG-like, producing MDFNDKVVLITGASSGIGAATAIYFANLSAKLVLVGRKENNLRRIAAYCEKVKGVKPLTITADVTEDADVERIIDEAMKHFQKLDVLVNNAGVLKPGGIKNSNMDNYDTVMSTNMRAVYHLTMRATPHLIESKGCIVNVSSIASTKPNALTIAYNVSKAALDQFTKCVALELAADGVRVNSVNPGFVKTNILSDTGLSEDQLELVVQNIVNNMPLKKPLQADEVAGVIAFLASNKAKSITGSCFVIDGGSLLK